From the Orcinus orca chromosome 7, mOrcOrc1.1, whole genome shotgun sequence genome, the window CTTGGGCTGCATCTGAGCTGAGCCATGGACACCTATACATGTAGAAAATCAGGGCTCTGAGTGCACAAATCTCACTTCAGCACTCCCCTTCTCTGAGGCAAAATATGCATTCAAAGAGAACAGAGCTTGTTCAATCCCaatcctcagggcttctgctcagGCAACTGGGGAGCAGTGACAGGGCAGTGACCAACACAGAACAGAGAGGAAGTCCACCTGACACCCTGTGAAGACTTTAGATCCTCCAGTACTAACTACAACCCCTATCAAGTTGAAAGTGACCAGCACACCCTGAAGAAAGACAAGGTTGGGATCCACATCAAAAACAGCCCTTGCACCAAAGACACTGGATACACACAGTCTacatagggatgctcccacataaaaatacCCCTTCAAGAACACAACAGATAActatttctcctaaattcataaagacagagaaagttaagtaaaataaaaggcaGAGGAGCTCTTCCAAATTAAAAGAGCAAGACAAAACCCCTGAAAGAAGGGGTGTGAAGGAGAGGAAGGCCATGACTAGGGACTCTTTCTCCTTGCTGCTCAAGAAATGTCTTCAATTTCAGAATATGCCTTTCACATGAGTCATCTGAGTGCCCAGTTGTTTGGTGAAGTTGCCAGACCTACTGATTCCAAATCCATGCAAGTGGTGAAGCTGTTTAGTGAGCAGCCTTTGGCCAATAGGAAGGAGACTTATGACTGGTATCTAAGTCACAACACTTATTTTGCACTCATGGGAGCACTATATTTTCTTGACCTCTACAGAGACGAGCATCAGGACTTTCAGGATGAGCAGCTGCATCTGAAGAAGATTTGTGGAAAGCGGAAAccaaggaaaggagaagggaaaagaacagCGAAAAAGAAAGTGTTGGTCCATCAAGAGAGAAGACTTTTCCCTCAGGGACTGAGAGCAAGAGGAAGTGTATTTATTGTCCTTCCACATACTGGAGGAGTGTAAGCTTCCTAAGTTGAAGGTTATTTGGAGGAACACAGTCATCTCCATGTTGAAGTCTAATCCAGCTGAATTGTAACTTGTTGCATGAATACATTCTAATTCTGCAAAATTATTTGCCTTGGTTCTGTAATCTGAGGTTTACCTTATTCCCCAAAGAAATGAATGCATGATTATTGTTGAATGACTTGTTTGGGAGGGGATGGGATGTTGGGGGAGTGGAGGGGAAACTCATTAAATGAACATTCTTATTACTCTCTTCTTGCTTCCCCACTTAACCAGCCCTACACTCTTTCATCTCTCTGGCTGTTCAGCCACTGTCTCACCACCAAGCTCACAAACTTTATGCACCTCTCCACCTACTCCTTTGAGAATATCTATAAGATAAATTTGTGGGGTACAAGGCTGTGCCTGGTATGAAAGTATTGAATACCTGCTGTATACAAGCTACCACAGCCCTGGTAATACAATGTTttgcaacaaacaaacaacaaaaaaccccaaaagactAAATAATTAAACAGAGATTATCAGTCTACCAGACAtcaagttcaaaaag encodes:
- the LOC101283058 gene encoding 28S ribosomal protein S33, mitochondrial-like, with amino-acid sequence MSSISEYAFHMSHLSAQLFGEVARPTDSKSMQVVKLFSEQPLANRKETYDWYLSHNTYFALMGALYFLDLYRDEHQDFQDEQLHLKKICGKRKPRKGEGKRTAKKKVLVHQERRLFPQGLRARGSVFIVLPHTGGV